The DNA window ACAAAAACTACGATCCGCGTGCGACCGTAATGCGTGAAACCTGCCACGAAGTGCTGAAAGAGCTGAACAAGAAGGATGACAACCTGCTGGAAGTGGCGATGGAGCTGGAGCACATTGCACTGCACGATCCGTACTTCATCGAGAAAAAACTGTACCCGAACGTCGATTTCTATTCAGGCATCATCCTGAAGGCGATGGGCATTCCATCCTCTATGTTCACCGTGATCTTTGCCATTGCCCGTACCATCGGCTGGATCGCACACTGGAGCGAAATGCATGCCGAAGGGTTGAAGATCGCTCGCCCGCGCCAGCTGTACACCGGCTACGCCGAGCGTGACTTTGACTCTATGCTGAAAAAATAACCGCGCTGGGTTCTTGCCTTACCGCGTTAAGCGCCGCCCCTGGGCGGCGCTTTTCGTTTTGCAACCAGCCAGGGATAGAAGAGGCCCGATCTGGCCGATGAGGGAATATAGATTTCCCGCTATTTCTGGCACCCCGGGCACCAATAGAACGGCCGTGAAGACAGCGTCTCACGAACGATCATGGCGCCGCAGCGCGGGCATGGTTCGCCGCTGCGGTGAAACACCTTAAAGCTAAAGAGTGTGCCGTGGTGGCGGTTGTCATCCACCTGCCCCCGCGTTTGGTAAGACAACCGTGGGATCTGCAGCAGCGCTTCGGCCAAGCGATGCAACACCGGCGGCGCCAGCTCCTGCGCCCGATGCTGTGGCGCCAGTTCGGCCTGCCATAAAATTTCAGCACGCAGGTAGTTGCCCAACCCGGCGAGAAAAGCCTGATCGAGCAGCATTCCCCCCAGTTGCCGCCGCCTGAACGCCGGCAGCAATAAACGCTGCTCGACGGCGGCCACCGTCACCGCAGGATCCAGCACATCCGGGCCGATGCGTTGCAAAAACGGGTGCTGCTCAATCTCTTCACGCGGCCCAACGGTAATATCCGAAGCACTGTAGAGCAAAATCGCCCGCTCCGGCGTTTGCAGGCGTACGCGTAAATCACGTTTGGTATCGGGCACCTCCCC is part of the Gibbsiella quercinecans genome and encodes:
- the nei gene encoding endonuclease VIII is translated as MPEGPEIRRAADKLAAAVIEQPLTDVWFAFPQLKHYQATLVGQRVIAIEPRGKALLIHFSDGLTMYSHNQLYGVWKVVSAGEVPDTKRDLRVRLQTPERAILLYSASDITVGPREEIEQHPFLQRIGPDVLDPAVTVAAVEQRLLLPAFRRRQLGGMLLDQAFLAGLGNYLRAEILWQAELAPQHRAQELAPPVLHRLAEALLQIPRLSYQTRGQVDDNRHHGTLFSFKVFHRSGEPCPRCGAMIVRETLSSRPFYWCPGCQK